A segment of the Deinococcus radiopugnans ATCC 19172 genome:
CTTCCGGAGCCGCCGTCTCCTGCTCCTGCTGCCCTTCCTGCTCGGTCTGCGCGGGCTTGCTCAGCTGGGCCATGGCCTGCTGGAGGCCCTTTTCGCGCAGCAGGCTGGCGTAGTAGGTGTTGATGCCGTCCGGCCCCAACTGCTTGCTCAGTTCCTGGGGATTCATGCCGTTGGCCTGGGCCAGGGCGTTCATGGTCTGGTTGAACTCGGCGTCGCTGACCTGCACCTTCAGGTCCTCGGCCAGTTTTTCCAGCGCCAGATCACGCTTGACGCGGCTCTCGGCGTTCTTGGACAGGTCGGCCATGAACTCGTCGAGCTTGCCCTGCTCCTGCATGAAGCTCTCGTACTCGCCCCACTTGACGCCCTGGCGGCCCAGGTCGTCCTTGATTTCCTCCAGCATGGCGTCGCGGCGGCGGTCCAGCAGCGCGGCGGGAATCTCGGCTTCCATGTTGTCGGTCAGGTGGGCCACGAACTCCTCGCGGCGGGCGGTTTCGCCCTCCTGCGCGGCGCGGCGCTCCAGCTCGGCCTTCAGGTCCGTGCGCAGGCGCTCCAGGCTGTCGAAGTTCAGGCTCTTGGCGAAGTCGTCGTCCAGCGCCTGGGTCTTCTTGACCTTCACGTCCTTGATGACCACCGTGACGCTGTGCTCGGGGTGCTCGTGGTCGCCGTGCTGATGCGCGGGCACGGTAATTTCCACGGTGTCGCCCTTGTTCTTGCCCAGCAGCGCGTCGCGCACGTGCTCCTCGGCGACGTCCAGGTAGATGGGGTAGGTGCCGCCGTCCTCGCCCTGTTCCTCCACGGTCACCTGATCGCTGGCCTCGATGGCGCGGTCGGCTTCCTCGAAGGTGGCGTTGCGCTCCTGCAGGTCACCCAGGGTGCGTTCCATCACGTCGTCGGTGATCTCGGGCGACTCGGCGCTCAGGCTCAGGCCGCTCCAGTCGGCCAGTTTGACCTCGGGGTAGGTCTCGCCCGTAACCGTGAACTCGAAGGCCTGACCGCTGACCACCGGCTGGGGGTCGATGTTGGCGTCCACCAGGCTCAGCTTCAGCTCCTGGGCGGCCTTGCTGTAGTGCGACTGAAGCAGGCGGTCGCGCACTTCCTGTTCCACGTAGCCCTTGCCCACGCGGCCCTCGATGACCTTGCGGGGGGCCTTGCCGGGGCGGAAGCCGGGGACGCGCACGTCGCGCGCCAGTCCGGCCCACACCTGGTCGTAGGCGCGGTTCACTTCGGAGGCGGGAACGGAAACCTTGAACTCCACCTTGTTGCCCTGTCTGCTGATCAGTTCTGCCACGTCATTTCTCCCGTTCGCTGTCCCGCAGGGCGAGGGTCCATTCAGGACCGCTGCCCGGGGCGCATTCCAGCTTTGATTTTTGCCGTGTCGGTTGCGCGGCCCGAAGTCACAGAACCGGCGCGCACGCGACATGCCGCCCGGCATCATAGTGCGTTTTGACCCTGGCCGTACACCCATGGCGGTTGCCTCTTCGCTCATCTACCCGCCAGCACGGCGGCGCGGCGGCCCTCCTGTGTATGAAGGGCCGCCGCGTGCGCCGTACAGCTGGTGCGAGGAAAGGGACTTGAACCCTCACATCCTATGGATACTAGATCCTAAGTCTAGTGCGTCTACCAGTTCCGCCATCCCCGCGAGCCTTGAGCTAAAAATCCGGCGCTGAGCCGCGAAGGTCAGCGCCGAAAAAAAGTGGGGTGGATTAGGGGACTTGAACCCCCGGCCTCCGCTTCCACAGAGCGGCGCTCTAACCAACTGAGCTAAACCCACCGTTCGACCTGATTGCGACCGCTCACAGGCCCACACATCCTAAGCGTCCCCAGCCGGGGTGTCAATGTCCCCCGCGCCCCCGGCGCCTGCGTCCTCGCCGTGTGCCTGCTGCAGCTTGCGCCAGCGCGCCTCCACCCGCGCTTCCCAGCCCTCGCCGGTGGGCTGGTACAGCCCCAGCTGCACCCCTTCGGGCAGGTAGTCCTGCGCGAAGGAGCCTTCAGGATCGTCGAAGTAGTACGCGTAGCCCCGGCCGTAGCCCTGCTGGCGCATCAGGGCGGTGGGCGCGTTGCGCAGGTGCAGCGGTACGGGCAGCGTCTCGCCGTCCCGCACCGTGTCCAGCGCCCGTTTCCAGGCGGTATAGACGCTGTTGCTTTTGGGGGCCAGCGCCAGATACACCACCGCCTGCGCCAGCGCCAGATCGCCCTCCGGGCTGCCCAGGAACTCGGCGGTGTCGCGGGCGGCAATGCACAGGCGCAGCGCCTGCGGATCGGCCAGCCCGATGTCCTCGGCGGCCATGCGGACGATCCGGCGGGCCACGTACAGTCCGTCCGCGCCGCCTTCGAGCATGCGGGCCAGCCAGTACAGCGCGCCGTCCACGTGGCTGCCGCGCACAGACTTGTGCAGCGCGGAGATCAGGTTGTAGAAATCCTCGCCGTTCTTGTCCATCTGCGGCAGGTGGCGGCCAAACGCCTCGGTGACGGCTTCGGGCGTGATGGGATGGGCGAGGGTGCTGGCGACTTCCAGCGTGCTCAGGGCGCGGCGGGCGTCGCCGTCGGCCAGCCGCGCCAGCAAGTCCAGCGCCTCCGGCTGCGCCTCCACGTTCGGCAACCCGCGCGGGTCACTCAGGGCGCGCTCCAGCAGCCCGCGCACCTCGGCCTGACTCAGGGCCTCCAGCACCAGCGTCCGCGCCCGCGAGCGCAGGGCCGGATTGACCTCGAAGCTGGGGTTCTCGGTGGTGGCCCCGATCAGCGTGAGCAGCCCGGATTCCACATGTGGCAGCAGCGCGTCCTGCTGGGCCTTGTTGAAGCGGTGAATCTCGTCCAGGAACAGGATGGTTTTCTGGCCGCGTCCCCGCAGGCGTTCGGCCTCGGCGGTGGCCTCGCGCACGTCCTTGACCCCGGCAGACACGGCGGACAGCGGGATGAAATGCGCGCCCACCTCGCCGGCCAGCAGCCGTGCCAGCGTCGTCTTGCCCACGCCCGGCGGCCCCCACAGGATCAGCGACCCCAGGCGGCCCGACGCCAGCACGCGCGACAGCGGCTTGTTCGGCCCCAGCAGGTGCGTCTGGCCCACCACCTCGGCGACGGTGCGCGGGCGCAGGCGTTCGGCCAGCGGGGCGGGGGGGTCAAACAGGGTCATGGGGGCAGGATAGGGGGTGGAGCGCGCGGCGTTGTGGCCGGAGCCGCGATTTATGCTGCGTGCATGGACTTTGCCAGACAGGTTGAACTCGCCCACTTTCCCGCCGGGGTGATGGTCACAGTGCGCCAGACCCCCGAAGGCCGCATCTTCCAGGCCGTGCAAGCCGGGCGCGGGTTGGAGCTGCTGGTCACCACCGACGCCGTGCGGATGTACGGCGAGGGGCCGACGGTGGCGCTGGCGCTGGAACGGCTGAAAAAGGTCTCAGAGGCCGGGTTGCCGGAAGTGGGCGAGGACGGTACGTATCAGCGGGCGGTGTTCGTGGGGGACTGATCTGGGCGCAGAGCTGGAAAACGAGCGCCCTCTCGGGGGGTGAACGAAACAGACGGCAGGCCGGATCAGGCGTGCCGGGCAGGCTGAAAAGGATCAGGGGCGATCTGACCCTCTATGCTGCCCCCCATGGACATCGCAGAGCGCTACATCCGCCTGGCCCACGCCATCGACGTGCATTCGGAAGGGTTCGTGGACGGCTACGGCGGCCCACGGGAATGGGCCGACCGCACCCGGCGCAACCCGGATGAGTTGCAGCTGGAAGCAAGCGAACTGCTGGCCGATGTGCAACAGGTTTCCGACGCCACCCGCCGCGAGTTTCTGCGGGTGCAGGTGTCGGCCATGCACACCATGACCCGCATCGTGGGCGGCGAGACCATCCCCTACGAGCAGGAGGTGCGCGCCCTGTACGACATCGATCCGCCCCGCGCCGAGATGGGCGAGTTGGACACTGCGCTGGACGCGCTGGAAATGGCGGTGCCGGGAGGCGGTCCACTCTCTGAACGCATCGAGACGTTGCGGCAGAAAGTCATTGTGCCCCGAGAAGACCTGCTGCGCGTGGCCGGGCCGATTCTGGCCGAACTGCGGCGGCGCACGCAGGAGCGCTTCGGCCTGCCCGAGGGCGAGGATTTCAGCATCTCGCTGGTGGCCGACAAGCCGTGGGGCGGCTACAACTGGCCGCTGGGCGATCTGAAAAGCCGAATTGACATCAACACCGATCTGCCGGTGCCGCTGACCGGCCTGCCCGACCTGCTGGCGCACGAGGGCTACCCCGGCCACCACACCGAACACGCCACGAAAGAGGCGCTGCTGGTGCGCGAGAAGGGCTGGCTGGAACACAGCGTGCAGCTGATGAACGCCCCCGAATGCGCCGTCAGCGAGGGGATTGCCACCAACGCGCTGGACGCCGTGATGGACGGGTCAGAGGTGCGCGAATGGCTGGGCGGCGAGCTGGCCGCGCTGGCCGGGCTGGACGGGGCGGACGTGCGCGCCTTTCTGGACGTGGTGGAAGCACAGAAGGGTCTGAAGGGCACCAGCGGTGCGGCGGCCCTGATGCTGCACGCCGAGGGGCGCCCCGAAGCCGAGGTGCTGGCCTTCCTGCGCCGCTACGCGCTGGCCACCCCGGAGCGCGCCCGCCAGACCCTGCGCTTTATCGGGCAGCCGCAGTTCCGGGCGTACATTTTTACCTACGCTGTCGGCAGCGATCTGGTGCAGGACTGGATGAAGAGGCACGGCCCAGATGGTTTTGGCCGCCTGCTGCGCGAGCCGCTGACGCCGGGGCAGCTGGCCGCTGGCTGAGGGCCGGGCGCCCACCGCGCCCAGACCACCGCGCCCAGGCCACCGCGCCCAGGCCACCGCGAGGCTCCGGCGGCCCGCGCTTTCCAGGCGGTAGACTCCGGACCTATGCCGGTAGAGGTGGGCACGCGCCTGGCAGGTCGGTATGACCTGCGTTCCCCGCTGGGCGAGGGCGGCAGCGCGCTGGTGTTCCGCGCCCACGACTCGCTGCTGGACCGCGACGTGGCCGTCAAGGTGATGCACTCGCACG
Coding sequences within it:
- the tig gene encoding trigger factor; the encoded protein is MAELISRQGNKVEFKVSVPASEVNRAYDQVWAGLARDVRVPGFRPGKAPRKVIEGRVGKGYVEQEVRDRLLQSHYSKAAQELKLSLVDANIDPQPVVSGQAFEFTVTGETYPEVKLADWSGLSLSAESPEITDDVMERTLGDLQERNATFEEADRAIEASDQVTVEEQGEDGGTYPIYLDVAEEHVRDALLGKNKGDTVEITVPAHQHGDHEHPEHSVTVVIKDVKVKKTQALDDDFAKSLNFDSLERLRTDLKAELERRAAQEGETARREEFVAHLTDNMEAEIPAALLDRRRDAMLEEIKDDLGRQGVKWGEYESFMQEQGKLDEFMADLSKNAESRVKRDLALEKLAEDLKVQVSDAEFNQTMNALAQANGMNPQELSKQLGPDGINTYYASLLREKGLQQAMAQLSKPAQTEQEGQQEQETAAPEAAQGEEETPLEAEQPQTEQDGNEGEGEQKSE
- a CDS encoding replication-associated recombination protein A codes for the protein MTLFDPPAPLAERLRPRTVAEVVGQTHLLGPNKPLSRVLASGRLGSLILWGPPGVGKTTLARLLAGEVGAHFIPLSAVSAGVKDVREATAEAERLRGRGQKTILFLDEIHRFNKAQQDALLPHVESGLLTLIGATTENPSFEVNPALRSRARTLVLEALSQAEVRGLLERALSDPRGLPNVEAQPEALDLLARLADGDARRALSTLEVASTLAHPITPEAVTEAFGRHLPQMDKNGEDFYNLISALHKSVRGSHVDGALYWLARMLEGGADGLYVARRIVRMAAEDIGLADPQALRLCIAARDTAEFLGSPEGDLALAQAVVYLALAPKSNSVYTAWKRALDTVRDGETLPVPLHLRNAPTALMRQQGYGRGYAYYFDDPEGSFAQDYLPEGVQLGLYQPTGEGWEARVEARWRKLQQAHGEDAGAGGAGDIDTPAGDA
- a CDS encoding DUF885 domain-containing protein → MDIAERYIRLAHAIDVHSEGFVDGYGGPREWADRTRRNPDELQLEASELLADVQQVSDATRREFLRVQVSAMHTMTRIVGGETIPYEQEVRALYDIDPPRAEMGELDTALDALEMAVPGGGPLSERIETLRQKVIVPREDLLRVAGPILAELRRRTQERFGLPEGEDFSISLVADKPWGGYNWPLGDLKSRIDINTDLPVPLTGLPDLLAHEGYPGHHTEHATKEALLVREKGWLEHSVQLMNAPECAVSEGIATNALDAVMDGSEVREWLGGELAALAGLDGADVRAFLDVVEAQKGLKGTSGAAALMLHAEGRPEAEVLAFLRRYALATPERARQTLRFIGQPQFRAYIFTYAVGSDLVQDWMKRHGPDGFGRLLREPLTPGQLAAG